A single Providencia manganoxydans DNA region contains:
- a CDS encoding autotransporter outer membrane beta-barrel domain-containing protein, whose protein sequence is MSIHWLMYSLFNNTVSGEGLASEQYKLKGITNSIEAGYTLKLAENTTKNIAYFIQPSVQLIWMGIKPDIHYEANGTEVKGIGDGNIQSRVGIRLLINGVNVQSTDKNSLFYSYIEANWNHNSKDFGVSANGVISTQKGKKDTGELKFGIEGQLNNQLNIWGNVGYQIGSHGYHDSILMLGVNYQF, encoded by the coding sequence ATGTCGATACATTGGTTAATGTATAGCCTATTTAACAACACTGTTTCAGGCGAAGGATTAGCAAGTGAACAATATAAATTGAAAGGGATAACTAACTCTATTGAGGCTGGCTATACGCTGAAATTGGCTGAAAACACGACAAAAAATATCGCTTATTTTATTCAGCCTAGTGTACAGTTAATTTGGATGGGAATTAAACCCGATATTCATTACGAAGCAAATGGTACTGAAGTGAAAGGTATTGGTGATGGTAATATTCAATCACGTGTAGGTATTAGACTATTAATCAATGGAGTGAATGTTCAATCTACAGATAAAAATAGCCTGTTTTATTCCTATATTGAAGCAAATTGGAACCATAATAGTAAGGATTTTGGCGTGAGTGCCAATGGTGTCATTAGTACACAGAAAGGGAAAAAGGACACTGGAGAATTAAAGTTTGGTATCGAAGGGCAGTTGAATAACCAATTGAATATATGGGGTAATGTAGGTTACCAAATAGGTAGCCATGGTTATCATGACTCAATACTAATGTTAGGTGTTAACTACCAGTTTTAA
- a CDS encoding autotransporter outer membrane beta-barrel domain-containing protein — protein sequence MESFGGYQSTILTVTNFNNSGTISLDNALAGDNFTLDGNYMGNNGYLLLNTELNDDNSASDLLYITGSTSGSTYVTINNVGGMGAATLNGIRVIQIGGESNGEFIQTGRIVAGAYDYWLTKASNNKDWKLISTFIAAEKPEIITQPIESIPTEALTLPIEPALSTETKISTEPTLIEESVAIERPELGIYSASLSTANTLFMPSLQDRKGVAQEVGVALRIFQPFGIMQAQSQTTNTKRLNNLWIRSEGRHQQINDTHAQLKTQSNSYVFQLGKDLVQWVEQKVARFSFGVMAGYGESRSNTHSSLSHYNAEGMLRGYSFGVYGLGGANTVDNTGLYVDTLVNV from the coding sequence TTGGAGTCCTTTGGGGGATATCAATCGACAATATTAACAGTAACCAACTTTAATAACTCAGGAACTATCAGTTTAGATAATGCACTAGCGGGTGATAATTTTACACTTGATGGGAATTATATGGGTAACAATGGGTATTTGCTCTTAAATACTGAATTAAATGATGATAATTCAGCTAGTGATTTATTATATATTACAGGAAGTACTTCTGGTTCGACCTATGTAACTATTAATAATGTAGGAGGAATGGGAGCAGCAACACTCAATGGAATACGAGTAATCCAAATAGGTGGAGAATCTAATGGGGAGTTCATTCAAACAGGCCGTATTGTGGCGGGAGCATATGATTATTGGCTAACTAAGGCTAGCAATAATAAAGATTGGAAGTTAATTAGTACTTTTATAGCAGCCGAGAAACCAGAGATAATCACACAACCTATTGAATCGATACCTACAGAAGCGCTGACTCTACCTATCGAACCCGCTCTCTCTACTGAAACAAAGATATCAACTGAACCGACCTTGATTGAAGAGAGTGTTGCAATTGAAAGGCCTGAGCTCGGGATTTATTCGGCAAGCCTATCAACAGCAAATACATTATTTATGCCTTCACTCCAAGATCGTAAAGGTGTCGCTCAAGAAGTTGGTGTGGCATTACGTATTTTCCAACCGTTTGGGATCATGCAAGCTCAATCACAAACTACAAATACCAAAAGACTTAACAATTTATGGATCCGCAGTGAAGGTCGCCACCAGCAAATAAATGATACACACGCTCAACTAAAAACACAGTCTAACAGTTATGTTTTTCAGCTAGGAAAAGATTTAGTACAGTGGGTTGAACAGAAAGTAGCTCGTTTTAGTTTTGGTGTGATGGCAGGTTATGGTGAAAGCCGTAGCAATACTCACTCAAGTCTTTCTCATTACAATGCAGAGGGGATGTTACGCGGTTACAGTTTTGGAGTGTACGGGTTAGGAGGGGCAAATACTGTTGATAATACCGGTTTATATGTCGATACATTGGTTAATGTATAG
- a CDS encoding alpha/beta fold hydrolase, which yields MTNNAPITLYYDSFGDRANPAVVLIPGLGGHNISWSEDFCQRLVNAGYYIIRVDNRDSGLSPHFDHFPEINIPELIERLQRGEHVDIPYTLFDMAEDVLRLLNQLSIEKAHIIGRSMGGMVAQLVAALAPENVLSLCPIMSSTGNPALPQPEPDVMQLLMSSGANPKEDLDGYLEGQLAFYRRISSTLFPFDEAYYRHYILQALARNYSPKGTKRQLVAVAITGDMRPHLTTITAPTLVIHGSVDPLFPTAAGKDIADNIANATFDLISDMGHETPPLLIPLIADKIITHLNSASSE from the coding sequence ATGACTAATAATGCGCCAATTACACTCTATTATGATTCATTTGGCGATCGCGCTAACCCCGCGGTCGTATTGATACCGGGCTTAGGTGGCCATAACATTAGTTGGTCAGAAGACTTTTGCCAACGACTGGTAAATGCAGGTTATTATATAATTCGTGTTGATAACCGTGACAGTGGTCTGTCACCCCATTTTGATCATTTCCCTGAGATCAATATTCCTGAATTGATTGAACGATTACAACGTGGTGAACACGTTGATATTCCTTATACCTTATTTGATATGGCGGAAGATGTTCTAAGGCTGTTAAACCAACTATCGATTGAAAAAGCACATATTATTGGTCGTTCAATGGGGGGGATGGTTGCACAATTAGTTGCGGCTTTAGCGCCTGAAAACGTATTAAGTTTATGTCCTATTATGTCAAGTACAGGCAACCCTGCTTTACCACAGCCAGAGCCTGACGTGATGCAACTATTGATGAGTTCAGGTGCAAATCCAAAAGAAGATCTTGATGGGTATCTAGAAGGTCAATTGGCATTTTATCGGCGTATCAGCTCGACACTTTTTCCATTCGACGAAGCTTATTATCGTCATTATATACTGCAAGCCTTAGCACGCAATTATTCACCAAAAGGGACTAAACGTCAGCTAGTTGCAGTCGCTATTACGGGAGATATGCGTCCTCATCTAACCACGATCACGGCACCAACGCTAGTGATCCATGGTTCAGTAGATCCATTGTTCCCTACCGCTGCGGGGAAAGATATTGCCGACAATATTGCAAATGCTACTTTTGATTTGATATCAGATATGGGGCATGAAACGCCACCACTATTAATTCCTCTAATAGCAGATAAAATCATTACACATTTAAATTCTGCTAGTAGTGAATAA
- a CDS encoding 4Fe-4S binding protein gives MRRFIRVELPPEPVINDKCVRKRLKNSVCDSCAQVCPVDAIAFDTMDAVINNQLCYQCGNCLFSCPVDAIDNISPHERTYQNNHLVISHDEPLASVEELLVWHKQYQIDGIEIAEPLVDKWLPVLAALNLKLKTLQEPVWQLIMTQPPEVDSGRRLMFFRQKLDEVPLNKGQVRTGLNARKQFYPQDSWFHIELDPESCILCGACAKVCDEQAITFGNHQFNFDEKRCTGCMSCQVVCFPKSLQVKPQVAKDNEPVTFQYYDAHCERCRLPFSAWQQNERLCPICIQHKKQGWL, from the coding sequence ATGAGGCGTTTTATTCGTGTGGAGCTTCCACCTGAACCCGTTATCAATGATAAATGTGTAAGAAAACGCCTCAAAAATAGCGTTTGTGACAGCTGTGCACAAGTTTGTCCTGTCGATGCGATTGCCTTTGATACTATGGATGCGGTAATCAATAATCAACTCTGTTATCAATGTGGCAATTGCTTATTTTCTTGTCCTGTTGATGCGATTGATAACATTTCGCCCCATGAACGTACCTATCAGAACAATCATTTAGTGATCAGCCATGATGAACCTTTAGCCAGCGTAGAAGAGCTACTGGTTTGGCATAAGCAATATCAAATCGATGGGATAGAAATTGCGGAACCGTTAGTTGATAAGTGGTTACCTGTATTAGCGGCACTAAACTTAAAGCTTAAAACACTTCAAGAGCCTGTTTGGCAATTGATCATGACGCAACCCCCCGAGGTAGACAGTGGTCGTCGTTTAATGTTTTTCCGACAAAAGTTAGACGAGGTACCTTTAAATAAAGGGCAAGTACGTACAGGACTCAATGCACGTAAACAGTTCTATCCGCAAGACAGCTGGTTCCATATTGAGTTAGATCCGGAAAGTTGCATTCTTTGTGGCGCTTGTGCCAAAGTTTGTGATGAGCAAGCGATTACTTTTGGCAATCACCAATTTAATTTTGATGAAAAGCGGTGTACAGGGTGTATGAGCTGTCAGGTGGTTTGTTTTCCTAAATCGCTCCAAGTTAAACCGCAGGTAGCAAAAGACAATGAACCTGTTACTTTTCAATACTACGATGCACATTGTGAACGATGCCGATTACCTTTCTCTGCTTGGCAGCAAAATGAGCGATTGTGCCCAATCTGTATACAACATAAAAAACAGGGCTGGTTATAA